A single region of the Oncorhynchus keta strain PuntledgeMale-10-30-2019 chromosome 37, Oket_V2, whole genome shotgun sequence genome encodes:
- the adamts1 gene encoding A disintegrin and metalloproteinase with thrombospondin motifs 1, with the protein MMWFVCVSFCLITALCVSAAHGTWEESTVVPVRLDPVRPEREAEQGRTLSVEEREKESEMRVYRLDVFGKRVVLELEPDQTFLAPGFVFHVVGSPELQAQRESDSSTAETQCFFSGTVNGEEDSAAALNLCHGLRGGFYLQGEEYFIYPNNSTDAQPIDGDLHLIRRRGQASFAEESSSKCGVNEDEDRLPENQETKVDHGTTNSDHPAHHQRSKRFVSTPRFVEIMIVADQSMAEFHGAGLKPYLLTIMAVASRLYRHPTIHNSISLAVVKLLVVYEEESGPQVSSNAALTLRNFCQWQRQHNPPSDRHPEHYDTAVLFTRTDLCGAHSCDTLGMADVGTVCDPERSCSIIEDDGLQAAFTVAHELGHVFNMPHDDSKQCASVNGDHWGSHMMASTLSNLDQLQPWSPCSALMVTSFMDNGHGQCLLDKPHKSQPLPATLPGTVYDADRQCRLTFGEESQHCPDLSTTCVALWCTVTTTNGLLVCQTKNFPWADGTLCGHDSFCLAGHCLSKTEAARHQTPVNGAWGVWGPWGDCSRTCDGGVQYSFRDCDNPLPKNGGKYCEGKRIQYRSCNTEICPGSNGVSFREEQCLAHNDISSQVSFGSGEGVEWVPKYAGVSPKDRCKLVCRAKGTGYFFILKPKVADGTPCSPDSTSVCVQGQCVKAGCDRIIGSSRRFDKCGVCGGNGSTCKKVSGALERARPGYQNVVIIPAGATHLDVKQRAPGGGRHDNSYLAVLRQDGTYLLNGDYKLMTLETDIALKGALLRYSGSSASLERLRSFSPLPEALTIQVLSVGDSPRPRVKYSYFAPRPTLASPSGGTVARRQSINAIRELGDAEWTLREWGPCSQSCGVGTQQREVLCLDPQGRPSRECPEELRPLASRPCATQPCPSWFLGEWSACSKSCGRGFRKRPLRCVGHNGRTLAHESCDPKDRPRPLLDLCNQSTC; encoded by the exons ATGATGTGGTTCGTTTGCGTCTCGTTCTGTTTGATTACCGCTCTGTGCGTGAGCGCGGCGCACGGCACATGGGAGGAAAGTACAGTTGTACCGGTCAGACTCGACCCGGTTCGGCCGGAGAGGGAAGCCGAGCAGGGCCGGACCCTTTCGGTagaggagcgagagaaggagTCGGAGATGCGGGTCTACCGGTTGGACGTATTTGGCAAACGGGTGGTCTTGGAGCTAGAGCCGGACCAGACCTTCCTGGCACCTGGGTTTGTGTTCCATGTGGTGGGGAGCCCGGAGTTGCAGGCGCAGCGGGAATCTGACAGCAGCACAGCCGAGACTCAGTGCTTCTTCTCGGGCACAGTGAACGGGGAGGAGGACTCCGCAGCTGCGCTCAACCTGTGCCACGGACTACGGGGCGGCTTCTACCTCCAAGGTGAAGAGTACTTCATCTATCCCAATAATTCGACTGATGCACAGCCTATTGATGGGGACCTCCACCTCATTCGCCGGAGAGGTCAGGCATCTTTTGCAGAGGAGAGCAGCTCAAAGTGTGGGGTCAACGAGGACGAGGACAGGTTGCCAGAGAATCAGGAGACAAAAGTAGACCATGGAACCACTAACTCAGACCACCCAG CCCACCACCAGCGGTCCAAGCGCTTTGTGTCCACGCCCCGCTTCGTGGAGATCATGATCGTGGCCGATCAGTCCATGGCCGAGTTCCACGGTGCCGGACTCAAGCCCTACCTGCTCACCATCATGGCGGTGGCATCGCGTCTCTACCGCCACCCCACCATCCACAACTCCATCAGCCTAGCCGTGGTCAAGCTCTTGGTGGTCTACGAGGAGGAGAGCGGCCCCCAGGTGTCGTCTAACGCTGCCCTGACTCTCCGCAACTTCTGCCAGTGGCAGCGGCAGCACAACCCGCCCAGCGACCGCCACCCAGAGCACTACGACACGGCCGTGCTCTTCACCCGAACG GACCTGTGCGGCGCCCACTCCTGTGACACGCTAGGCATGGCGGATGTGGGCACGGTGTGCGACCCGGAGAGGAGCTGCTCCATCATCGAGGACGACGGGCTGCAGGCGGCATTCACCGTGGCACACGAACTTG GCCACGTGTTCAACATGCCCCACGATGATTCCAAGCAGTGTGCCAGCGTCAACGGTGACCATTGGGGCTCGCACATGATGGCATCCACCCTGTCCAACCTGGACCAACTCCAGCCCTGGTCGCCTTGCTCCGCCCTCATGGTCACCTCCTTCATGGACAACGGACACGGCCAGTGCCTATTGGACAAGCCCCACAAGTCCCAGCCGCTGCCTGCCACGCTACCCGGAACCGTGTACGACGCTGACCGCCAATGTCGCCTGACTTTCGGGGAGGAGTCACAGCACTGTCCCGACCTGAGTACCACATGTGTGGCACTCTGGTGCACAGTGACCACAACCAACGGACTGCTGGTCTGTCAGACCAAGAACTTCCCGTGGGCGGATGGGACGCTGTGTGGCCATGACAGCTTCTGCCTGGCGGGACATTGTCTGAGCAAGACTGAGGCCGCTCGTCACCAG ACTCCAGTCAACGGTGCTTGGGGAGTATGGGGACCATGGGGAGACTGTTCCCGTACCTGCGACGGAGGGGTGCAGTACTCCTTCAGGGACTGTGATAACCCTCTGCCCAAAAACGGGGGCAAGTACTGTGAGGGCAAGAGGATCCAATATCGCTCCTGTAACACAGAAATCTGCCCTGGTAGCAATG GTGTGTCGTTCCGCGAGGAGCAGTGTCTGGCCCACAACGATATTTCGTCACAGGTCTCATTCGGTTCGGGAGAGGGTGTGGAGTGGGTTCCCAAATATGCCGGCGTCTCGCCCAAAGACCGCTGCAAGCTGGTGTGCCGGGCCAAGGGCACAGGCTACTTCTTCATTCTGAAACCCAAG GTGGCTGACGGTACTCCCTGCAGCCCAGACTCCACCTCAGTGTGTGTGCAGGGTCAGTGTGTGAAGGCGGGCTGTGACCGAATCATCGGCTCCAGCCGTCGCTTCGACAAGTGCGGCGTGTGCGGAGGCAACGGCTCAACCTGCAAGAAAGTGTCGGGTGCCCTGGAGCGTGCCAG GCCTGGTTACCAGAACGTCGTGATCATCCCCGCTGGCGCCACTCACCTGGACGTGAAGCAACGTGCCCCCGGTGGTGGTCGCCATGACAACAGCTACCTGGCAGTGTTGCGCCAGGACGGCACCTACCTCTTGAACGGTGACTACAAGCTGATGACTCTCGAAACAGACATCGCCCTCAAGGGGGCGTTGCTACGATACAGCGGTAGCTCCGCCTCCCTGGAGCGTCTACGCAGCTTCTCGCCCCTCCCCGAGGCCCTGACCATCCAGGTATTGTCTGTAGGTGACTCGCCCCGTCCCCGTGTCAAATACAGCTACTTTGCCCCGAGACCCACTTTGGCGTCACCTAGTGGTGGAACGGTGGCACGCCGCCAGTCCATCAATGCCATCCGGGAGCTGGGGGACGCTGAGTGGACCCTGCGGGAGTGGGGCCCATGCTCGCAGAGCTGTGGGGTCGGTACTCAACAGAGGGAGGTGCTGTGTCTGGATCCCCAGGGGCGGCCATCGCGGGAGTGCCCGGAGGAGCTGCGCCCGTTGGCTTCACGCCCTTGTGCCACACAACCCTGTCCTTCATGGTTCCTGGGAGAGTGGTCGGCGTGCTCCAAGAGCTGTGGCCGTGGGTTCCGCAAGCGCCCGCTACGCTGCGTGGGACACAACGGGCGTACGCTCGCCCACGAGAGCTGCGACCCCAAAGACAGGCCTCGACCTCTGCTGGACTTGTGCAACCAGAGCACCTGCTAA